In Phycodurus eques isolate BA_2022a chromosome 23, UOR_Pequ_1.1, whole genome shotgun sequence, a genomic segment contains:
- the LOC133397984 gene encoding gastrula zinc finger protein XlCGF17.1-like, which translates to MCARTAEYEEELCSPKEEKEPQRQLLDAVFNLQPRIVLYRADVSENLHPERQQSVSPHIKEEEEDEEVQHIKEEEEEFLHIKEEEQEEIIKVPSTGVPLKSDDEGRSEERRGAEPPNSNSSRDGDHCGGSQTDGDDDVDEQLEGDMTCHTTSKCWKCSKCRKTFASKSNFKQHMKIHTGEKPFACSVCGQRFTRKGHLKIHTRTHTGEKPFACSVCGQRFTEKGTLIIHTRTHTGEKHFACSVCGQRFSQRGHLTSHTRTHTGEKPFACSVCGQRFSLKESLNRHTRTHTGEKPFACSVCGQRFSLKENLNRHTRAHTGEKPFPCSVCGKRFSEKGHLTSHTRTHTGEKPFSCSVCGQRFSRKARVKTHKCPGETSSDQEAFNANVNV; encoded by the exons atgtgtgcaaggacagcagagtacgaggaggaactttgtagcccaaaagaggagaaggagccacaacgtcaactactggacgctgtGTTCAATCTGCAGCCTCGAATTGTGCTATACAGAGCAG ACGTCAGTGAAAATCTTCATCCTGAGCGGCAGCAGTCAGTGTCCcctcacatcaaagaggaagaggaggatgaagaggttcaacacatcaaagaggaggaggaagagttccttcacattaaagaggaagagcaggaggaaATCATCAAGGttccatcgactggtgtccctttgaagagtgacgATGAAGGTCGAAGTGAGGAGAGACGAGGGGCGGAGCCACCAAACAGCAACAGCTCAAgagatggagaccactgtggaggatcacaaacagacggtgatgatgatgttgatgaacagttggaaggtgatatgacatgtcacactaccagtaaatgctggaaatgttctaaatgtcggaaaacctttgcttctaagagcaatttcaaacaacacatgaaaatacacactggagagaagccatttgcctgctcagtttgtggtcaaaggttcactcggaagggacacttaaaaatacatacaagaacacacactggtgagaaaccttttgcatgctcagtttgtggtcaaagattcactgaAAAGGGAACTTTAAttatacacacaagaacacacactggtgagaaacattttgcatgctcagtttgtggtcaaagattctctcaaagGGGACATTTgacaagtcacacaagaacacacactggtgagaagccttttgcctgctcagtttgtggtcaaagattctccctAAAGGAAAGCttaaacagacacacaagaacacacactggtgagaagccttttgcctgctcagtttgtggtcaaagattctccctAAAGGAAAACTTAAATAGACACACAAGagcccacactggtgagaaaccttttccatgctcagtttgtggtaaacgattctctgaaaagggacatttgacaagtcacacaagaacacacactggtgagaaacctttttcctgctcagtttgtggtcaaagattctctcgtaagGCTCGggttaagacacacaagtgtccTGGTGAGACAagcagtgatcaagaagcttttaatgcaaatgtaaatgtttaa